One region of Carya illinoinensis cultivar Pawnee chromosome 8, C.illinoinensisPawnee_v1, whole genome shotgun sequence genomic DNA includes:
- the LOC122317753 gene encoding pentatricopeptide repeat-containing protein At2g29760, chloroplastic-like: MATISPSVLSSPSVPPRRSTDISTHKPVSIPTDGAISLLRSCSNIREFSRIHAHLITTNLIHDPLIASHVLHFFISNGNLSYFHRILSQEHGSETIIWNTLIESRIKNGSPREVFSTYHHMVTRGVPLDISTFRFLLHACSGVSAFREGKEVHGRILKYGLGFNKSLTNILMGLYMKGGELKYVHQLFESLPERDVVSWNTIISCYIRQGMPREALSLFWRMKVGGVKPDEITMVSLVSACTKLRELKMGEKLYLYIEKNELGISQNLLNCLVDMYVKCGEMERAQDLVAKCKYEIDVVLWTTMVSGYVKSNKINAARCLFEQMREKNLITWTTMISGYVQRGYYYEGLELFREMRSENMEPDEVVLLTALSACARMGDRELGRSIHNMIVKYGMIVDGFLGNALIDHYAKCELLDEAWKIFEQLPCKTVVSWNSMLDGFCRSGDIEKAIAFFNEIPEKDVISWNTLIKCCTRFHHHSESFKLFLNMQSLNVKPDKLTLISLLSSSASVGALNNGIWVHVYIKKNYIELDSMLGTALIDMYGKCGSIDKAYELFSEITEKNVFVWTAIIGAHAMEGKAWEAIDLFLKMEETAIEPDYVTFIALLSACSHGGLIDEGYKYFNKMTTVYKIAPTIQHYGCMVDLLGRVGKLEEAVKLIESMPIEPDVSIWSALLRACGSHQNIELAEHAFKHLTEIDPLNDAAHVLLSNIYAKAGRWDEVSWARKKLHDLGVQKHPGCSLIELNGIVHEFRAGDFSSPQSAEIYAMLDELEERSPKEEPEEEASSRHSEKLAVAFGLISSPAGTPVRVVNNLRICGGCHLAMKIISQVYNREIIVRDNYRFHRFIDGYCSCKDYW; this comes from the coding sequence ATGGCGACAATCTCTCCCTCTGTCTTGTCATCTCCCTCTGTTCCTCCGCGGAGATCAACAGACATTTCTACCCACAAACCCGTTTCCATACCCACCGATGGCGCCATCTCTTTGTTGAGATCTTGTTCAAATATCAGGGAATTCTCACGAATTCACGCCCACTTAATCACCACAAACCTCATCCACGACCCTCTCATAGCCAGCCATGTCCTTCATTTCTTCATCTCCAACGGGAACCTCAGCTATTTTCACCGTATTTTGAGCCAAGAACACGGCTCAGAAACTATAATTTGGAACACACTTATTGAAAGCCGAATAAAAAATGGGTCTCCGCGAGAGGTCTTCTCAACTTACCATCACATGGTTACCCGAGGGGTACCACTCGATATTTCCACTTTTCGTTTTCTTCTTCATGCTTGTTCTGGTGTCTCTGCATTTCGAGAAGGAAAGGAAGTTCACGGTCGGATTTTGAAATACGGGTTAGGTTTCAATAAGTCTTTGACGAATATTCTAATGGGTTTGTATATGAAAGGCGGGGAATTGAAATACGTACACCAGCTGTTCGAGAGTTTGCCTGAGAGAGACGTGGTTAGCTGGAATACCATCATATCGTGCTATATTCGTCAGGGAATGCCTCGGGAGGCTTTGAGTCTGTTCTGGAGGATGAAGGTCGGCGGGGTTAAACCTGATGAAATAACCATGGTTAGCTTGGTTTCGGCCTGTACAAAATTGAGAGAGTTGAAAATGGGAGAGAAATTATATctttatattgaaaaaaatgagttggGGATTAGTCAGAACTTGTTAAATTGTCTGGTGGATATGTATGTCAAGTGTGGGGAAATGGAGAGAGCACAGGATCTCGTGGCTAAATGTAAATATGAAATTGACGTTGTCTTATGGACTACAATGGTCAGTGGGTATGTGAAATCTAATAAAATCAATGCAGCCAGGTGCCTGTTTGAGCAGATGAGAGAGAAGAATTTGATTACGTGGACTACGATGATTTCAGGTTATGTTCAAAGAGGTTATTATTATGAAGGTCTAGAGTTGTTCAGAGAAATGAGATCTGAAAATATGGAGCCAGATGAGGTTGTTCTTCTTACTGCACTTTCGGCCTGTGCTCGTATGGGGGATCGTGAGTTAGGCAGATCCATACACAATATGATTGTCAAATATGGCATGATTGTTGACGGGTTTCTTGGGAATGCCTTGATAGACCACTACGCAAAATGTGAACTATTGGATGAAGCTTGGAAAATATTTGAGCAGTTGCCATGTAAGACTGTAGTGTCGTGGAATTCAATGTTGGATGGGTTTTGCAGAAGCGGAGATATAGAGAAGGCAATAGCCTTCTTCAATGAAATCCCTGAGAAGGACGTGATTTCTTGGAACACCTTGATCAAGTGCTGCACCAGGTTTCATCATCACAGCGAATCGTTTAAGCTGTTCCTTAATATGCAAAGTCTAAATGTAAAACCCGACAAGCTCACTTTGATCAGTTTGCTATCCTCCTCTGCTAGTGTTGGGGCATTGAACAATGGCATTTGGGTCCATGTTtacataaaaaagaattatattgaATTGGATAGCATGTTGGGGACTGCCCTAATTGACATGTATGGAAAGTGTGGAAGCATTGATAAAGCCTACGAGTTATTTTCTGAGATAACGGAGAAAAATGTGTTTGTGTGGACAGCAATCATTGGAGCACATGCCATGGAGGGGAAAGCTTGGGAAGCAATTGATCTTTTCCTGAAAATGGAAGAAACAGCAATAGAGCCAGATTATGTCACCTTTATAGCTCTTTTATCTGCTTGTAGTCATGGAGGCTTAATTGATGAAGGGTACAAGTATTTCAACAAGATGACTACTGTCTACAAAATTGCTCCTACAATCCAGCACTATGGGTGCATGGTTGATCTTCTAGGTCGAGTTGGGAAGTTAGAAGAGGCGGTAAAACTCATTGAGAGTATGCCAATAGAACCAGATGTCTCAATCTGGAGTGCCTTGCTGAGAGCATGTGGAAGCCATCAAAACATAGAATTAGCAGAGCATGCATTTAAACATCTCACAGAGATTGACCCTCTAAATGATGCAGCTCATGTGCTACTCTCAAACATATATGCAAAAGCCGGTAGATGGGATGAAGTCAGCTGGGCGAGAAAGAAACTGCATGATCTAGGGGTACAGAAGCACCCAGGATGCAGTCTGATAGAGCTGAACGGCATTGTTCATGAATTCAGAGCTGGAGATTTTTCTAGCCCTCAATCTGCAGAAATTTATGCCATGTTGGATGAGTTAGAGGAAAGATCACCAAAAGAAGAACCAGAGGAAGAGGCATCATCTCGGCATAGCGAGAAGTTGGCCGTTGCTTTTGGTCTTATAAGCAGCCCTGCAGGAACTCCCGTCCGGGTTGTGAACAACCTGCGGATTTGTGGAGGCTGTCACTTGGCTATGAAGATTATATCTCAGGTttataatagagaaattattgtCAGGGATAATTACAGGTTCCATCGATTTATAGACGGGTATTGCTCCTGTAAAGATTATTGGTAA
- the LOC122319353 gene encoding uncharacterized protein LOC122319353: protein MATSPPHSDAQLLPAPEADSQLSSLVYDMLQQFQGAMESMLKMINEIDQNSTGIMEEMEKCKDSALERKRTLEEEKERFQKAAYTVLDMLNSGD, encoded by the exons ATGGCGACCTCGCCACCTCACTCGGATGCTCAACTCCTTCCTGCTCCGGAAGCTGACTCTCAGCTCTCCTCTCTCGTCTACG ATATGTTGCAACAATTCCAAGGGGCAATGGAGAGCATGCTTAAAATGATTAA tgagattgatcaaaactcTACTGGAATAATGGAAGAGATGGAGAAATGCAAAGATTCTGCTCTTGAGAGGAAGAGGACCTTGGAGGAAGAGAAGGAACGATTTCAGAAAGCTGCTTATACTGTCTTGGACATGCTCAACAGCGGAGATTAA